A window from Deinococcus arcticus encodes these proteins:
- a CDS encoding MBL fold metallo-hydrolase: protein MSSILSATGQLSWLRPDVARLRLPLVNVYFVGHPGQDWVLVDAGLPGTAGLIERAAQAAYGGRAPRAIVLTHGHLDHVGTLRALHRRWAAPIFVHPLERPFVTGQARYPWPDPLVGGGMSLLSPAFVPGPFDFGSAVQTLPEGGEVPALPDWRWLHTPGHTDGHVALWRAADRTLLAGDAVVTTHQATVRGALTLHPVSVQGPPSYYTPNWTAAHTSAQQLAELEADLLATGHGHPVQGPQVAADLTRLARTFDERSRPFGGWYTRHPVPVGGPVPRGPGPLGRPLAGLGALAALWWLTRR, encoded by the coding sequence ATGAGCTCCATTCTTTCCGCCACTGGCCAGCTGAGCTGGCTGCGGCCAGATGTGGCGCGGCTGCGCCTGCCGCTGGTGAACGTGTATTTCGTGGGCCACCCCGGCCAGGACTGGGTGCTGGTGGACGCGGGCCTGCCTGGAACAGCCGGGCTGATTGAGCGGGCCGCGCAGGCGGCTTACGGCGGGCGCGCGCCGCGCGCCATTGTGCTGACCCACGGCCACCTGGACCATGTGGGGACGCTGCGGGCGCTGCATCGCCGCTGGGCAGCCCCCATCTTCGTGCATCCCCTGGAGCGGCCCTTCGTGACCGGCCAGGCGCGCTATCCCTGGCCAGACCCCCTGGTGGGCGGCGGGATGAGCCTGCTTTCCCCGGCGTTCGTGCCCGGGCCCTTTGATTTCGGGTCAGCGGTGCAGACCCTGCCAGAGGGGGGCGAGGTGCCGGCGCTGCCGGACTGGCGCTGGCTGCACACGCCGGGGCACACCGACGGCCACGTGGCCCTGTGGCGCGCGGCCGACCGCACTCTGCTGGCCGGTGACGCGGTGGTCACCACCCACCAGGCCACGGTGCGCGGCGCGCTGACCCTGCACCCGGTCTCGGTGCAGGGGCCGCCCAGCTATTACACGCCCAACTGGACGGCGGCGCACACCTCGGCGCAGCAGCTGGCTGAACTGGAGGCCGACCTGCTGGCCACCGGCCACGGGCACCCAGTCCAGGGACCCCAGGTGGCAGCTGATCTGACGCGGCTGGCGCGCACCTTCGACGAGCGCAGCCGGCCTTTTGGCGGCTGGTACACCCGCCACCCCGTGCCGGTGGGCGGCCCGGTGCCCCGGGGACCCGGGCCACTGGGTCGCCCGCTGGCCGGACTGGGCGCCCTGGCTGCCCTGTGGTGGCTGACCCGGCGCTAA
- a CDS encoding helix-turn-helix domain-containing protein: MGRPTRRIEISEAADQQLRALEFNVHVHPKVRFRATLLRLHRAGWTVTQLAQHFERNPQAVHNDLTRFEQQGIAGLADGPAQGKAPRTIHPVGPSGRGTRSASLTYPCACRS, encoded by the coding sequence ATGGGCCGCCCTACGCGACGAATCGAGATCAGCGAAGCTGCTGACCAGCAGCTCCGTGCGCTGGAGTTCAATGTCCACGTGCATCCGAAAGTGCGCTTCCGGGCGACCCTGCTTCGGTTGCACCGAGCGGGCTGGACAGTCACCCAGCTCGCGCAGCACTTCGAGCGCAATCCACAAGCGGTGCACAACGATCTGACGCGCTTTGAACAGCAGGGCATCGCGGGGCTGGCCGATGGGCCAGCCCAAGGCAAAGCGCCGCGCACGATTCATCCTGTGGGCCCATCCGGGCGGGGCACACGCTCCGCCTCGCTCACATACCCCTGCGCCTGCAGGTCGTAG
- a CDS encoding PAS domain S-box protein, with protein sequence MPAPEPAFDRLAALAGRVLGSPIVLIALMDDGLFWFRSALGLDLTGLDPVRLFCEQVLGASEPLVVTDPHAHPSLRHSPLVTGTPFIHFYAGAPLRLPGGPVVGTLSVLDHQPRADFGEDDRRALQDLADTVVRELELGRALQATQQALHQQRRSEALKDAMLNAALDCVVTMDSRGRVLEWNAAAEQTFGYTRQEAAGRELAELIVPPDAREAHRRGLAHYLRTGQGPVLGRRIEVPALRRSGESFPCELAISAVDSGEEVLFTAHLRDLTERRAAEEARRDSHALLRAVVDTVPEAIFVKDRQERYVMINAAGAGLIGRPADEILGRSDHELFPEATALHSGRQDRLVLDTGQTAQYEVTDQLPDGRVRSFLSTKSAYHGAQGEVLGLIGSAIDLTDRKALAEQLERQNAQLAAHVQTRTQELEAAQLETLERLARAAEHRDEDTGEHVHRVAQAAAGIAAQLGLPGEQVKLIARAAPLHDVGKIGVPDAILLKPGRLTSEEFEMVKTHTTIGASLLNDSHSALMQAAQTIALTHHERWDGAGYPQGLMGEAIPLLGRIVAVADVFDALTSERPYKRAWTVEAAVAEIRAQAGRQFDPAVVAAFEAWLGAGRRALQAENSAKVAE encoded by the coding sequence TTGCCCGCGCCCGAGCCGGCCTTTGACCGGCTGGCGGCGCTGGCCGGACGGGTGCTGGGCAGCCCCATTGTGCTGATCGCGTTGATGGACGACGGACTGTTCTGGTTCAGGAGCGCCCTGGGCCTGGACCTCACGGGGCTGGACCCCGTGCGGCTGTTCTGTGAGCAGGTTCTGGGGGCCAGCGAGCCGCTGGTGGTCACCGACCCCCACGCGCACCCGAGCCTGCGCCACAGTCCCCTGGTCACCGGGACGCCGTTTATCCACTTTTATGCAGGTGCGCCGCTGCGCCTGCCGGGGGGCCCGGTGGTGGGCACCCTGAGCGTCCTGGACCACCAGCCGCGCGCCGACTTTGGTGAAGACGACCGCCGGGCCCTGCAGGACCTGGCCGACACGGTGGTGCGGGAACTGGAACTGGGCCGCGCCCTGCAGGCGACCCAGCAGGCCCTGCACCAGCAGCGGCGCAGCGAGGCCCTGAAAGACGCCATGCTGAACGCCGCGCTGGACTGCGTGGTGACCATGGACAGCCGGGGGCGTGTGCTGGAGTGGAATGCAGCGGCTGAGCAAACCTTCGGCTACACCCGGCAGGAAGCCGCTGGGCGGGAACTGGCCGAGCTGATTGTGCCCCCAGACGCCCGCGAGGCCCACCGGCGCGGGCTGGCCCACTATCTGCGCACCGGACAGGGGCCGGTGCTGGGCCGCCGCATTGAAGTGCCGGCGCTGCGGCGCAGCGGCGAGAGCTTTCCCTGCGAGCTGGCCATCTCGGCGGTGGATAGCGGTGAGGAGGTGCTGTTTACCGCCCACCTGCGTGACCTGACCGAGCGCCGCGCCGCCGAGGAGGCCCGGCGCGACAGCCACGCCCTGCTGCGCGCGGTGGTGGACACGGTGCCGGAAGCCATCTTTGTGAAAGACCGGCAGGAGCGCTACGTGATGATCAACGCGGCGGGCGCCGGGCTGATTGGGCGCCCGGCCGACGAGATTCTGGGCCGCAGCGACCACGAGCTGTTTCCCGAGGCCACCGCCCTGCACTCGGGCCGCCAGGACCGGCTGGTGCTGGACACCGGTCAGACCGCGCAGTACGAGGTCACCGACCAGCTGCCCGACGGCCGGGTGCGCAGTTTCCTGTCGACCAAAAGCGCCTACCACGGCGCCCAGGGCGAGGTGCTGGGCCTGATCGGCTCGGCCATTGACCTGACGGACCGCAAGGCGCTGGCCGAGCAACTGGAACGGCAAAACGCCCAGCTGGCCGCACATGTGCAGACCCGCACCCAGGAACTGGAAGCGGCGCAGCTTGAAACCCTGGAGCGGCTGGCCCGCGCTGCCGAACACCGCGACGAGGACACCGGCGAACACGTCCACCGCGTGGCGCAGGCCGCCGCCGGCATCGCCGCGCAGCTGGGCCTGCCCGGCGAGCAGGTGAAGCTGATCGCCCGCGCCGCGCCCCTGCACGACGTGGGCAAGATCGGGGTGCCCGACGCCATCCTGCTCAAGCCCGGCCGCCTGACGTCCGAGGAATTCGAGATGGTCAAGACGCACACGACCATCGGCGCCAGCCTGCTGAACGACAGCCACTCGGCGCTGATGCAGGCGGCGCAGACGATTGCCCTGACCCACCACGAGCGCTGGGACGGCGCCGGCTACCCGCAGGGGCTGATGGGCGAAGCCATTCCGCTGCTGGGCCGCATCGTGGCGGTGGCCGACGTCTTCGACGCGTTGACCAGCGAGCGGCCCTACAAGCGCGCCTGGACAGTGGAAGCGGCGGTGGCCGAAATCCGTGCCCAGGCAGGGCGCCAGTTTGACCCCGCGGTGGTGGCCGCGTTCGAGGCGTGGCTGGGCGCCGGGCGCCGGGCGCTACAGGCCGAGAACAGCGCGAAAGTGGCGGAGTGA
- a CDS encoding PAS domain-containing protein, with protein MSERTLVPSSFSPLDVLPLPTCIQDAGGAVIYANPELAAQTGLEAGPLCAAGLGALLHPEDRQTLQTQWPRTALDPGPSVHDVRLRLASGGYRWQRLHRRPVWAGSDLAYVLNTLHDLQPQRDAQEHYRGLQALTGTLARAQTLTEVQAALPQVAGVLGATQAHLSVCRGDSLHLLMDGNGAQERTLPLTPGSALAGLLAAGEPVLLSAPALAARFPEWALGTEAWTATPVQALIPLHTGPGGRAVGLLRLGFPSPRPLGTDERGVLQASAALFAQALDRAAWQAERAQAGRTRRVLDTTPQLVWTVNIESGEAQFNPSWRRYTGCPEHAGHEVWREVIHPDDLGLVRAATTPAPQAPFQQEVRLRRRDGAYEWHQVQLTPLQGHEWLGSATNVHQQHEVQLALARSEAQLSAVLDALPVGVLLADPAGHLIRDNAAHRELWGMAPETSRWEEYGEWAGWWPGTGQRIQAHEWGMARALLQGETVRGELVEYQPFGGTERRFFLNNAAPILGAGGQLLGAVVAEQDVTARMAAEQALQQHVERIGLALAAGAILGTWFWDLRHDRFTVDEAFATSFGLDPALGQEGLSLEQVIATVHPDDRPGLVAAIDEAVARGGPYAHEYRVRRRDGQYYWIEANGRVDLDGDGTPLSFPGVLLDVQERRAVLAALRESEERFRELADHISQFAWTADPSGAIGWFNQRWYDYTGTTLEEVQGWGWAQLHHPEHRDEVVRKFSHAVKAGEPWEDTFPLRSRTGEYRWFLSRAVPIRDAQGQIVRWFGTNTDVTAQREAQAQLAELAASLERRVQARTAELERANAELQRSNMELERFAYITSHDLKEPIRTVASFTGLIAQRYGGQLDERAHLYLGMIEKGAERMRALVDDLLTYSRLSGDAAPLQPVDLRTPLTEALARLSRRLEETGARVTVGELPEVLGDGPQLAQLLQNLLSNALKFTRPGVTPEIHLDAAREGQAWHLRVADNGIGIEAAYLQRIFVLFQRLHARDQYEGTGLGLGICQKIVERHGGALWAESTPGVGSTFHFTLPLAPEKASAAP; from the coding sequence ATGTCAGAGCGGACCCTGGTGCCTTCTTCGTTCAGTCCGCTTGATGTTCTTCCACTGCCCACCTGCATTCAGGATGCGGGCGGCGCCGTGATCTACGCCAATCCCGAGCTGGCGGCCCAGACTGGCCTGGAGGCGGGCCCGCTGTGTGCTGCTGGCCTGGGTGCGCTGCTGCATCCAGAGGACCGCCAGACACTCCAGACACAGTGGCCCCGCACCGCCCTGGACCCCGGGCCCAGTGTGCACGACGTTCGTCTGCGGCTGGCCAGTGGGGGCTACCGCTGGCAGCGCCTGCACCGCCGCCCGGTGTGGGCCGGGTCCGACCTGGCCTATGTGCTGAATACGCTGCACGACCTGCAGCCCCAGCGCGACGCCCAGGAGCACTACAGAGGCCTGCAGGCCCTGACGGGAACGCTGGCCAGGGCGCAAACGCTGACCGAGGTGCAGGCCGCCCTGCCCCAGGTGGCCGGCGTACTGGGGGCAACCCAGGCCCACCTCAGCGTGTGCCGGGGCGACAGCCTGCACCTCTTGATGGACGGGAACGGGGCCCAGGAGCGGACCTTGCCCCTGACCCCCGGCAGCGCCCTGGCCGGGCTGCTGGCGGCGGGCGAGCCGGTGCTGCTCAGCGCCCCGGCGCTGGCCGCGCGCTTTCCCGAATGGGCGCTGGGCACAGAAGCCTGGACAGCAACCCCGGTTCAGGCGCTCATCCCCCTGCACACTGGTCCAGGCGGGCGCGCGGTGGGCCTGCTGAGGCTGGGGTTCCCCAGTCCCCGTCCACTGGGCACCGACGAGCGCGGTGTTCTGCAGGCCAGTGCGGCGCTGTTCGCGCAGGCGCTGGACCGCGCCGCGTGGCAGGCGGAACGGGCGCAGGCCGGGCGCACGCGGCGGGTGCTGGACACCACCCCGCAGCTGGTGTGGACCGTGAACATCGAGAGCGGCGAGGCGCAGTTCAATCCCAGCTGGCGCCGCTACACCGGCTGCCCCGAACATGCTGGGCACGAGGTCTGGCGCGAGGTGATTCACCCGGACGACCTGGGCCTGGTGCGGGCGGCCACCACGCCGGCGCCGCAGGCCCCCTTTCAGCAGGAGGTGCGGCTGCGGCGCCGGGACGGCGCCTACGAGTGGCATCAGGTGCAGCTCACGCCCCTGCAGGGTCACGAGTGGCTGGGCAGCGCCACCAATGTCCACCAGCAGCACGAAGTGCAACTGGCCCTCGCGCGCAGCGAGGCGCAGCTCTCGGCGGTGCTGGACGCCCTGCCGGTGGGCGTGCTGCTGGCCGATCCCGCCGGTCACCTGATCCGGGACAACGCCGCGCACCGTGAGCTGTGGGGCATGGCCCCCGAAACCAGCCGCTGGGAGGAGTACGGCGAGTGGGCCGGCTGGTGGCCCGGCACCGGCCAGCGTATCCAGGCCCACGAGTGGGGCATGGCCCGCGCCCTGCTGCAGGGTGAGACCGTTCGGGGCGAACTGGTGGAATACCAGCCGTTTGGCGGCACGGAGCGGCGCTTTTTCCTGAACAACGCCGCGCCCATCCTGGGCGCCGGGGGCCAGTTGCTGGGGGCGGTGGTGGCCGAGCAGGACGTCACCGCGAGGATGGCGGCCGAACAGGCGCTGCAGCAGCATGTCGAGCGGATTGGGCTGGCGCTCGCAGCGGGCGCGATTCTGGGCACATGGTTCTGGGACCTGCGCCACGACCGCTTTACTGTGGACGAGGCGTTTGCCACCAGTTTCGGACTGGACCCCGCGCTGGGGCAGGAGGGCCTGAGCCTGGAACAAGTGATCGCCACCGTACACCCAGACGACCGCCCCGGTCTGGTGGCGGCCATTGACGAGGCGGTGGCGCGGGGCGGCCCATACGCGCATGAATACCGGGTCCGGCGGCGCGACGGCCAGTATTACTGGATCGAGGCCAACGGCCGCGTGGACCTGGACGGGGACGGCACGCCTCTCTCGTTTCCCGGGGTGCTGCTGGACGTGCAGGAGCGCCGGGCCGTGCTGGCTGCCCTGCGCGAGAGCGAGGAGCGTTTTCGTGAGCTGGCCGACCATATCAGCCAGTTCGCCTGGACCGCCGACCCCTCAGGGGCCATCGGGTGGTTCAACCAGCGCTGGTACGACTACACCGGCACCACACTCGAAGAGGTGCAGGGCTGGGGCTGGGCCCAGCTGCACCACCCCGAGCACCGGGACGAGGTGGTGCGCAAGTTCAGCCACGCAGTCAAGGCCGGTGAGCCGTGGGAGGACACCTTTCCCCTGCGCTCCAGGACGGGCGAGTACCGGTGGTTCCTGTCGCGGGCCGTGCCCATCCGGGACGCGCAGGGACAGATTGTGCGCTGGTTTGGCACGAACACGGACGTGACCGCGCAGCGGGAAGCGCAGGCCCAGCTGGCCGAACTGGCAGCCTCACTGGAACGGCGGGTGCAGGCGCGCACCGCCGAACTGGAACGGGCCAACGCGGAACTGCAGCGCAGCAACATGGAACTGGAGCGTTTCGCGTATATCACCTCGCACGATCTGAAAGAACCCATTCGCACCGTGGCCAGCTTCACGGGGCTGATCGCGCAGCGCTACGGCGGGCAGCTGGACGAGCGCGCCCACCTGTATCTGGGCATGATCGAGAAAGGCGCTGAGCGCATGCGGGCTCTGGTGGACGACCTGCTGACCTACTCGCGCCTGAGCGGTGACGCAGCGCCCCTGCAGCCAGTGGACCTGCGCACCCCGCTCACCGAGGCCCTGGCCCGCCTGAGCCGCCGCCTGGAAGAAACCGGGGCGCGCGTGACTGTGGGCGAGTTGCCCGAGGTACTGGGTGACGGCCCACAGCTGGCCCAGCTGCTGCAGAACCTGCTGTCCAACGCCCTGAAGTTCACCCGCCCGGGGGTCACGCCCGAGATTCACCTGGACGCTGCGCGCGAAGGTCAGGCGTGGCACCTGCGTGTGGCCGACAACGGCATTGGCATTGAGGCGGCCTATCTGCAGCGCATCTTCGTGCTGTTTCAGCGCCTGCACGCCCGCGACCAGTACGAGGGCACCGGGCTGGGCCTGGGAATCTGTCAGAAGATTGTCGAGCGCCACGGCGGCGCCCTCTGGGCCGAGAGCACTCCGGGCGTGGGCAGCACCTTTCACTTTACCCTGCCGCTGGCGCCGGAGAAGGCTTCAGCAGCGCCCTGA
- a CDS encoding ABC transporter ATP-binding protein, translated as MTTPRAPAPPPAETLSLRERLHDLRATLALVWAASPRHSLVYVATTLAASALPAANLYISKLLLDEVARAAQGGVTYRALLVLLAVQVGLVVLGSLLSTLQAAAQQLLGDSLQHAVSRRILTKAAALSVESFEHAETYDRLQQAYREVGSRPLGVATQLVSLAGGLVTLGSVGALMLTLGPWVLPLVMLATVPGVIVNNRFGVEGYRMLRRQTHDARVQNYLGSLLTSDAQVKEVRLFGFETELLSRWRDYYLGFRRQLEALVRRRAGWGFAASLLSALLIGLASALILRRAAAGQVSAGEFSVFVLGIAQVQSTVSGLLGGGSAVYQNLLYMRNLFAFLELPSRDLDAGEPWQGPIHTIEFRRVGFRYPLTERDVLRDVSFTVRRGQALALVGENGAGKTTVIKLLTLLFSPTSGQILLNGEDAARFSPRSVQREMSVIFQDFGQYQLSARANVALATASDPAQEAGVARAVTRAGADFVGTLPDGLDTPLGRLFQGGRQLSGGQWQRLALARLYFRDASVLVFDEPTAALDARAEFETIQALREETRGRITLLISHRFSTVRLADLILVLSGGEVAEAGSHAELMARGGRYAALYDLQAQGYVSEAERVPRPDGPTG; from the coding sequence ATGACCACGCCCCGCGCGCCCGCCCCGCCCCCCGCCGAGACCCTGAGCCTGCGCGAGCGCCTGCACGATCTGCGCGCCACGCTGGCGCTGGTGTGGGCCGCCAGTCCCCGGCACAGCCTGGTCTATGTGGCCACCACACTGGCGGCCAGCGCCCTGCCAGCGGCCAACCTGTATATCAGCAAACTGCTGCTCGACGAGGTGGCCCGCGCGGCGCAGGGCGGGGTGACCTACCGTGCGCTGCTGGTCCTGCTGGCCGTGCAGGTGGGGCTGGTGGTGCTGGGCAGCCTGCTCTCCACCCTGCAGGCAGCGGCGCAGCAACTGCTGGGCGACAGCCTGCAGCACGCGGTCAGCCGCCGCATTCTGACCAAGGCCGCTGCCCTGAGCGTGGAGAGTTTCGAGCACGCTGAAACCTACGACCGGCTGCAGCAGGCGTACCGCGAGGTGGGGTCGCGCCCCCTGGGGGTGGCCACGCAGCTGGTGTCGCTGGCCGGAGGGCTGGTCACGCTGGGCTCGGTGGGGGCGCTGATGCTCACGCTGGGACCCTGGGTACTGCCGCTGGTGATGCTGGCCACGGTGCCCGGGGTGATCGTGAACAACCGCTTCGGCGTGGAAGGCTACCGCATGCTGCGCCGCCAGACCCACGACGCGCGCGTGCAGAATTACCTGGGCAGCCTCCTCACCTCCGACGCACAGGTCAAGGAGGTGCGCCTCTTTGGCTTCGAGACTGAACTGCTGTCGCGCTGGCGCGACTACTACCTGGGCTTTCGCCGCCAGCTCGAAGCCCTGGTGCGCCGCCGCGCGGGCTGGGGCTTCGCTGCGTCGCTGCTCAGCGCGCTGCTTATTGGGCTGGCCAGCGCCCTGATTCTGCGCCGGGCGGCGGCCGGGCAGGTGAGCGCCGGGGAATTCAGCGTGTTCGTGCTGGGCATCGCGCAGGTGCAGAGCACGGTCAGCGGGCTGCTGGGCGGCGGCAGCGCGGTGTACCAGAACCTGCTGTACATGCGCAACCTCTTTGCCTTTTTAGAGTTGCCCAGCCGCGACCTGGACGCCGGGGAACCGTGGCAGGGACCCATCCACACCATCGAGTTCCGCCGCGTGGGTTTCCGCTACCCCCTGACCGAGCGCGACGTGCTGCGCGACGTGAGCTTCACGGTGCGGCGGGGGCAGGCCCTGGCCCTGGTGGGCGAGAACGGCGCGGGCAAGACCACGGTGATCAAGCTGCTGACCCTGCTGTTCTCCCCCACCAGCGGCCAGATTCTGCTGAACGGCGAGGACGCCGCGCGCTTCAGTCCGCGCAGCGTGCAGCGCGAGATGAGCGTGATCTTCCAGGATTTCGGCCAGTATCAGCTGAGCGCGCGCGCCAACGTGGCCCTGGCCACTGCCTCCGACCCCGCGCAGGAAGCTGGGGTGGCCCGGGCGGTCACGCGGGCAGGCGCCGACTTTGTGGGGACGCTGCCGGACGGGCTGGACACACCGCTGGGCCGGCTGTTTCAGGGCGGGCGCCAGCTCTCGGGCGGGCAGTGGCAACGCCTCGCCCTGGCCCGGCTGTATTTCCGCGACGCCTCGGTGCTGGTCTTCGATGAGCCCACCGCCGCCCTGGACGCCCGCGCCGAGTTCGAGACCATTCAGGCGCTGCGCGAGGAAACGCGCGGGCGCATCACCCTGCTCATCTCGCACCGCTTTTCCACTGTGCGCCTGGCCGACCTGATTCTGGTGCTCTCGGGGGGCGAGGTGGCCGAAGCGGGCAGCCACGCCGAACTGATGGCGCGCGGCGGGCGCTACGCGGCGCTCTACGACCTGCAGGCGCAGGGGTATGTGAGCGAGGCGGAGCGTGTGCCCCGCCCGGATGGGCCCACAGGATGA
- a CDS encoding PqqD family protein, translated as MWETDPEVLVTDLGDELILMHAGRSLMYSLNATGRAAWLALPATTQGVGAALSAAFQVPAAQAEQDAHTLLVDLATQGMVRQGLEPEPRELAVGPESK; from the coding sequence ATGTGGGAAACGGACCCCGAAGTGCTGGTCACCGATCTGGGCGATGAACTGATTCTGATGCACGCGGGCCGGAGCCTGATGTACAGCCTGAACGCCACGGGCCGCGCCGCGTGGCTGGCTCTGCCCGCCACCACCCAGGGGGTGGGCGCCGCCCTGAGCGCCGCCTTCCAGGTCCCTGCCGCACAGGCTGAGCAGGACGCTCACACCCTCCTGGTCGATCTGGCCACACAGGGCATGGTGCGCCAGGGCTTAGAGCCAGAGCCTCGGGAGCTCGCTGTTGGTCCTGAGAGCAAGTGA
- a CDS encoding tyrosine-type recombinase/integrase → MDAPTSLPLALARHTLLARTREWTNLPDDELRRRAVRAAGDRDTLALVSLTTAHLAHQGGSGVLTSRRTIEAYELGARQFLDYAAGQALNLLRPGRHDAQSYVNHMLAAGRKPAGVQLKVAAAGALYRALRWAGATDADPFRDVRVPRDRTPGIVKRPPYSEDELADVLESADVQVKFLLFLTAHAGLRISEALALHWDDLDEAARRVQVRSGKGRKARVVALSTSLARAARHYRRLYGPGGPEHTDGRRTTPQDHVFRYHHPMTARYHAEKAFQAAGVPFRGFHAGRKYAGTRLLRQIRDFGRVAAHLGHESVDTTRRGYAQLAADDLKDDLSSW, encoded by the coding sequence ATGGACGCCCCTACCTCGCTTCCCCTGGCCCTGGCCCGCCACACTCTGCTGGCGCGGACCCGCGAATGGACCAACCTGCCAGACGACGAGCTGCGCCGCCGGGCGGTGAGGGCCGCCGGCGACCGCGACACCCTGGCGCTGGTGTCGCTGACCACCGCGCACCTCGCCCATCAGGGTGGCAGCGGGGTGCTGACCAGCCGCCGCACCATTGAGGCGTACGAACTGGGAGCGCGGCAGTTTCTGGACTACGCGGCGGGTCAGGCCCTCAACCTGCTGCGGCCAGGCCGGCACGACGCTCAGAGCTACGTGAACCACATGCTGGCAGCGGGGCGCAAACCCGCCGGGGTGCAGCTCAAGGTGGCGGCGGCCGGCGCCCTGTACCGCGCGCTGCGCTGGGCCGGGGCCACCGACGCCGATCCTTTCCGGGACGTGCGGGTGCCCCGGGACCGCACGCCCGGTATCGTGAAGCGCCCGCCCTACAGCGAGGATGAGCTGGCCGACGTGCTGGAAAGCGCCGACGTGCAGGTGAAATTCCTGCTGTTTCTCACGGCCCACGCGGGGCTGCGCATCAGCGAGGCGCTGGCGCTGCACTGGGACGATCTGGATGAAGCGGCCCGGCGGGTGCAGGTGCGCAGCGGCAAGGGGCGCAAGGCGCGGGTGGTGGCGCTGAGCACCAGTCTGGCGCGGGCGGCGCGGCATTACCGCCGCCTGTACGGACCGGGGGGCCCCGAGCACACCGACGGCAGGCGCACCACGCCGCAGGACCACGTGTTTCGCTACCACCATCCCATGACCGCCCGCTACCACGCCGAAAAGGCATTTCAGGCTGCCGGGGTGCCCTTCCGGGGCTTTCATGCCGGGCGAAAATACGCCGGCACTCGATTGCTCCGCCAGATCCGGGACTTTGGGCGGGTGGCGGCGCACCTGGGCCACGAGAGCGTGGACACCACCCGCCGGGGCTACGCACAGCTGGCCGCCGACGACCTGAAAGACGATCTCAGCAGCTGGTAG